A portion of the Vespula vulgaris chromosome 14, iyVesVulg1.1, whole genome shotgun sequence genome contains these proteins:
- the LOC127069155 gene encoding pyrimidine-specific ribonucleoside hydrolase RihA-like isoform X1: MDCSGLIMKIYYITFIIILYCKLAFDIRYVTARNSVIIDTDPGSDDALAILLALTYEKSNYEDFKVLAITCTYGNTYLENVEKNVLKTLEIANRSDIPVYSGSQKPLIYNFTASNYFGKDGLGDFKFDRNITGKINRTKHASMAIIDMVKQYPDEITIICLGPLTNIATAIILEPNLQNYVKNIFIMGGSVAGIGNFKPNVEYNFGKDPESNFISLNSTIKIPVILIPWDICFPYNISLEWRHNVFGKLNSTMVDFLNKAERIALNSMVKWCPIDAIAVATMIWPSFILKSTLKNIYPIIDGAGRGSVLVDYEESTDRIKNAKIIQEYDMVMFKDKLLHYFQ; encoded by the exons AT gGATTGTTCAGGATTAATAATGAAGATCTATTACATAACCTTTATAATAATCCTGTATTGTAAATTAGCATTTGATATTAG ATATGTGACTGCACGTAATAGTGTTATAATAGATACGGATCCAGGCAGTGATGATGCATTAGCAATATTATTAGCACTTACATATGAAAAATCTAATTATGAAGACTTTAAAGTTTTAGCAATAACATGTACATATGGTAATACATATttagaaaatgtagaaaaaaatgttcttaaaACCTTAGAAATAGCTAATAGAAGTGAT ataccTGTCTACAGTGGTAGTCAAAAACcactaatatataattttactgcATCAAATTATTTTGGTAAAGATGGTTTAGGAGATTTTAAATTTGACAGAAATATTACtggtaaaataaatagaacgaAGCATGCATCTATGGCAATAATAGATATGGTAAAACAATATCCag atgaaaTTACCATAATATGCTTAGGTCCTTTGACTAATATAGCTACAGCTATTATTTTAGAACCAAATTTGcaaaattatgttaaaaatatatttataatgggTGGAAGTGTAGCAGGAATTGGTAATTTTAAGCCTAAtgtagaatataattttggaAAGGATCCagaaagtaattttatatcattaaattcTACAATCAAAATACCAGTCATACTTATTCCTTGGGATATATGTTTTCCATATAACATATCACTG GAATGGCGTCACAATGTCTTTGGTAAATTGAATTCTACTATGgtagattttttaaataaagcaGAAAGAATTGCGCTAAATTCTATGGTTAAATGGTGCCCAATAGATGCAATTGCTGTTGCTACTATGATATGGCctagttttatattaaaatcaactctaaaaaatatatatcctatAATTGATGGAGCAGGACGAGGTTCTGTTCTTGTAGATTATGAAGAATCTACCGATAGAATAAAGAATGCTAAAATAATTCAGGAATATGATATGGTAATGTTCAAAGATAAATTACtacattattttcaatga
- the LOC127069157 gene encoding uncharacterized protein LOC127069157 produces MALFEDSWKKATEALDNDACNIWFDKLKEAYSKEKRIFHNLDTLCEKLNHYYEIKNNLRNPEAFLFALFFQNFEYDPKVADEEIKNLEHFIVFAEEAGLTKNSVLREETCALLEIAAKHSTEAHKIGGAFGCEDIHYFLDLDMAVLGSLPENYAEYKGKIRREYAFLSEPMYTALRLKVLQNFVQIPNIFATKEFREKFEAQARENIQAEIELLS; encoded by the exons ATGGCGTTGTTTGAAGATAGTTGGAAAAAAGCAACTGAGGCATTAGATAATGATGCTTGTAACATATggtttgataaattaaaagaagcttattcaaaagagaaaagaatttttcataacTTAGATACGCTTTGCGAGAAGTTGAATCATTATTATgagataaagaataatttgaGGAACCCGGAAGCTTTCCTTTTTGCATTGTTTTTTCAAAA CTTTGAGTATGATCCAAAAGTTGCAGATGAAGAAATTAAGAATTTAGaacatttcattgtatttGCTGAAGAAGCTGGACTTACCAAg aaTTCAGTATTAAGAGAAGAAACATGTGCTTTACTTGAGATTGCTGCCAAACATAGTACAGAAGCTCATAAAATTGGAGGTGCATTTGGTTGTGAAGATATTCATTACTTTCTAGATTTAGATATGGCTGTTTTAGGTTCTCTGCCTGAAAATTATGCAGAgtataaaggaaaaattcgTAGAGAATATGCTTTTTTAAGTGAACCTATGTACACTGCATTGCGATTAAAG GTGTTACAAAATTTTGTACAAATTCCCAATATTTTTGCAACAAAAGagtttcgagaaaaattcGAAGCACAGGCACGAGAAAATATACAAGCtgaaatagaattattatctTAA
- the LOC127069155 gene encoding pyrimidine-specific ribonucleoside hydrolase RihA-like isoform X2 produces MKIYYITFIIILYCKLAFDIRYVTARNSVIIDTDPGSDDALAILLALTYEKSNYEDFKVLAITCTYGNTYLENVEKNVLKTLEIANRSDIPVYSGSQKPLIYNFTASNYFGKDGLGDFKFDRNITGKINRTKHASMAIIDMVKQYPDEITIICLGPLTNIATAIILEPNLQNYVKNIFIMGGSVAGIGNFKPNVEYNFGKDPESNFISLNSTIKIPVILIPWDICFPYNISLEWRHNVFGKLNSTMVDFLNKAERIALNSMVKWCPIDAIAVATMIWPSFILKSTLKNIYPIIDGAGRGSVLVDYEESTDRIKNAKIIQEYDMVMFKDKLLHYFQ; encoded by the exons ATGAAGATCTATTACATAACCTTTATAATAATCCTGTATTGTAAATTAGCATTTGATATTAG ATATGTGACTGCACGTAATAGTGTTATAATAGATACGGATCCAGGCAGTGATGATGCATTAGCAATATTATTAGCACTTACATATGAAAAATCTAATTATGAAGACTTTAAAGTTTTAGCAATAACATGTACATATGGTAATACATATttagaaaatgtagaaaaaaatgttcttaaaACCTTAGAAATAGCTAATAGAAGTGAT ataccTGTCTACAGTGGTAGTCAAAAACcactaatatataattttactgcATCAAATTATTTTGGTAAAGATGGTTTAGGAGATTTTAAATTTGACAGAAATATTACtggtaaaataaatagaacgaAGCATGCATCTATGGCAATAATAGATATGGTAAAACAATATCCag atgaaaTTACCATAATATGCTTAGGTCCTTTGACTAATATAGCTACAGCTATTATTTTAGAACCAAATTTGcaaaattatgttaaaaatatatttataatgggTGGAAGTGTAGCAGGAATTGGTAATTTTAAGCCTAAtgtagaatataattttggaAAGGATCCagaaagtaattttatatcattaaattcTACAATCAAAATACCAGTCATACTTATTCCTTGGGATATATGTTTTCCATATAACATATCACTG GAATGGCGTCACAATGTCTTTGGTAAATTGAATTCTACTATGgtagattttttaaataaagcaGAAAGAATTGCGCTAAATTCTATGGTTAAATGGTGCCCAATAGATGCAATTGCTGTTGCTACTATGATATGGCctagttttatattaaaatcaactctaaaaaatatatatcctatAATTGATGGAGCAGGACGAGGTTCTGTTCTTGTAGATTATGAAGAATCTACCGATAGAATAAAGAATGCTAAAATAATTCAGGAATATGATATGGTAATGTTCAAAGATAAATTACtacattattttcaatga
- the LOC127069154 gene encoding uncharacterized protein LOC127069154, which translates to MEDVNIYEKITPEELINTSCSENYGKDTEFVILDKCITVEDNMVVGEEIEVNENMDSHQKVPEDCNYHIKDIPTSTEENINTGNKEITDCAETCSIISSTASNTKEDLSKNNDKQSSMLPNMVKEESTIEYSSNTDDESQGDDETIATFVTAAGQQLALYAVEDSEDIFAVSLYDESGEPPTNFQFLMKVDVERLIGEGAVRTVKKPSQIKKHLLTMQSSMLFSKECLLNHEAENDIGKNIVQNNYQIKEHQSSWIRNSCLSKEIDAKLDVPIDMNAKSEDSNVTYVMMDNCAVKLGDSSVDENIESNQEVLEQSTVQYILFEDNESDSELTFDEIQTTLQNMKSERQTFSRKSFKKTIKVEDESSRLGISCSKSIISNGTELHTDRLNTSKESVECSQSKVIHTECKAKRSRKQQLTSVNREDSEIIIQPASLPTENRNENIKTKGKKRRITSESVYHRKKNNSKNLMRMKQREIEIINIDLDEEESMSPIKKNIVEITIDENKDKYSSDKENDVIMVGDSEDEAKENVSKLTGTLLQCEFCSRRFRQKRALDTHSRVCSKSSSDVIKLDPQKHNHVNNVDKKKDTKLYACKICEEKFEVVVALARHVRLEHSQKKKRISSKSSGEPDSEESYSMDITKENVRIHKKTKRKKDQSMSYSWETKKLCCKDCGRWFSSAASLNAHYLQHDTKRPEKQIRRCQICKKLIKSRILFIRHLKMHSNVKLFTGMNTLQKKLRNTRQAARKITTLRKRGRPRKL; encoded by the exons ATGGAAGacgtaaatatttatgaaaagatTACTCCAGAAGAACTTATTAATACATCGTGTTCGGAAAATTATGGAAAGGATACTGAATTTGTGATATTGGATAAATGTATCACTGTGGAAGATAACATG GTAGTCGGAGAAGAAATtgaagtaaatgaaaatatggATTCACATCAAAAAGTTCCTGAAGATTGTAACTatcatataaaagatataccAACATCTACTGAAGAGAATATTAATACAGGCAATAAAGAAATAACGGATTGCGCAGAAACTTGTTCTATAATTTCTTCTACAGCTTCTAATACTAAAGAAGatttaagtaaaaataatgataaacaaTCTTCTATG CTACCAAATATGGTGAAGGAAGAATCAACAATTGAATATTCTAGTAACACTGATGATGAATCTCAAGGTGATGATGAAACAATTGCAACATTTGTTACTGCAGCTGGCCAACAATTAGCACTTTATGCGGTTGAGGATTCTGAGGATATTTTTGCTGTCTCTCTTTATGATGAATCTGGTGAACCTCcaacaaattttcaatttcttatGAA agtAGATGTGGAAAGATTAATAGGTGAAGGTGCTGTAAGAACAGTAAAAAAACCAtcgcaaataaaaaaacatttattgacTATGCAATCTTCGATGCTGTTTTCGAAAGAATGTCTGTTAAATCATGAAGCAGAAAATGATATTGGAAAAAATATAGTTCAGAATAACTATCAGATAAAAGAACATCAATCCTCATGGATCAGGAATTCATGtttatcaaaagaaattgATGCAAAACTTGATGTTCCAATAGATATGAATGCAAAGTCTGAAGACTCGAATGTAACATATGTAATGATGGATAATTGTGCTGTGAAATTAG GTGATTCCTCTGTTGATGAAAACATAGAAAGTAACCAGGAAGTGTTAGAACAATCAACAGTGCAATATATTTTGTTCGAAGACAATGAATCTGATTCGGAATTAACATTTGATGAAATTCAAACAACACTTCAAAATATGAAATCTGAACGACAaactttttcaagaaaatcattcaagaaaacaataaaagtaGAAGATGAATCAAGTAGATTAGGAATATCTTGCTCTAAATCTATTATTTCTAATG gCACAGAGTTGCATACAGATAGATTAAATACAAGTAAGGAATCAGTAGAATGTAGTCAATCCAAAGTAATACATACGGAATGCAAAGCAAAGAGATCTCGTAAACAACAATTAACTTCAGTAAACCGAGAAGATTCTGAAATAATCATACAACCGGCATCTTTGCCAACTGAAAACAGAAacgagaatataaaaacaaaaggtaaaaaaagaagaattacttCAGAATCTGTATatcacagaaaaaaaaataattcaaaaaatttaatgagaatgaagcaaagagaaattgaaattattaatatagatcttgatgaagaagaaagcatGTCacctataaaaaagaatattgttgAAATAACTATAGATGAAAATAAGGATAAATACTCTAGTGACAAAGAAAATGATGTCATAATGGTAGGAGACTCGGAAGatgaagcaaaagaaaatgtttctaaACTTACAGGGACTCTTTTGCAATGTGAATTTTGTTCGAGACGGTTCAGACAAAAACGAGCTTTAGATACTCATTCACGAGTCTGTTCTAAATCATCATctgatgtaattaaattagatCCTCAAAAACATAATCATGTAAATaatgttgataaaaaaaaagacacaaaACTTTATGCATGTAAAATATGTGAGGAAAAATTCGAAGTGGTTGTTGCTTTAGCTCGCCATGTACGTTTAGAACAttcacaaaagaaaaaacgtataTCTAGTAAATCTTCAGGTGAGCCAGATTCTGAGGAATCATATTCTATGGATATTACTAAAGAAAATGTTAGGatacataaaaaaacaaaaagaaaaaaagatcaaagtaTGAGTTATTCATGGGAAACTAAGAAATTATGTTGCAAGGATTGTGGAAGATGGTTTTCAAGTGCAGCTTCGTTAAATGCTCATTATCTACAACATGATACAAAGAGACCAG AAAAGCAAATCCGAAGATGTCAAATTTGTAAGAAGCTAATAAAATCAAGAATACTTTTTATACGTCATTTGAAAATGCATAGTAATGTCAAATTATTTACTGGGATGAATAcattacaaaagaaattacgaAATACTCGGCAAGCAGCCCGAAAGATTACAACActtagaaaaagaggaagaccACGGAAACTTTGA
- the LOC127069066 gene encoding 60S ribosomal protein L36, which translates to MAPRYELAVGLNRGHKTTTIRVAKSKTEKEKTVILRPSRLKGRQTKHSKFVRDLIREVTGHAPYEKRAMELLKVSKDKRALKFLKRRLGTHIRAKRKREELGNILVQMRKAGAHH; encoded by the exons ATGGCTCCAAGATATGAATTAGCTGTTGGCCTCAACAGGGGTCATAAAACTACTACTATCAGAGTGGCAAAAAgcaaaacagagaaagaaaaaactgttATTCTACGACCATCCAGATTGAAGGGg AGACAAACAAAGCACAGCAAATTTGTCAGAGACTTGATACGTGAGGTAACTGGACATGCTCCATATGAGAAACGTGCAATGGAATTGCTGAAAGTGTCGAAAGATAAGCGTGCATTAAAGTTTCTGAAAAGGAGg tTGGGTACACATATCCGAGCCAAAAGGAAACGTGAAGAACTTGGAAATATTCTTGTACAAATGAGAAAAGCAGGTGCACATCATTGA